The following are encoded together in the Vidua macroura isolate BioBank_ID:100142 chromosome 6, ASM2450914v1, whole genome shotgun sequence genome:
- the JDP2 gene encoding jun dimerization protein 2 — protein MMPGQIPDPSLTAGALPGLGPLTGLPGTALTAEELKCADIRNIGAMISPLQFLEVKLGKRPQPVKSELDEEEERRKRRREKNKVAAARCRNKKKERTEFLQRESERLELMNAELKAQIEELKQERQQLILMLNRHRPTCIVRTDSIKTPESEANPLLEQLEKK, from the exons ATGATGCCAGGGCAGATCCCCGACCCGTCACTGACGGCTGGTGCGCTGCCTGGGCTCGGCCCCTTGACAGgactgcctggcacagccctgacCGCCGAGGAGCTGAAGTGCGCTGACATCCGCAACATCGGGGCCATGATCTCACCACTCCAGTTCCTGGAGGTGAAGCTTGGGAAGAGACCCCAGCCTGTCAAAAGTGAG CTggatgaggaagaagagaggaggaaaaggcgccgggagaaaaacaaagtagcagcagcaCGATGTCGTAacaagaagaaggagaggaCGGAGTTCCTGCAGCGG GAGTCTGAGCGTCTAGAGCTCATGAATGCTGAGCTGAAGGCCCAGATAGAAGAGCTGAaacaggagaggcagcagctcatCCTGATGCTGAACCGGCACCGTCCCACCTGCATCGTGCGGACAGACAGCATCAAGACGCCTGAGAGCGAAGCCAACCCATTGCTGGAGCAGCTAGAGAAGAAGTGA